The genome window CGACGGTTTTGGTTGCGACGTGGCTACCTGTGGCGCCGATGCCTGCGGCTGAGTTTCGCGGCGCGCGTTGCTGAGTCGTGACCTGCGGGTTTCCGTCGGAATGGGTGCCTGCTGGGGCGATGAGTCGGCCGTGTGAGTGCCACGCGGCTGGTATGGTTCGTCGCCGGACGCTGAGTGTTTACCCACAAGGACTCCTCATTGTGAACGGATCTGTCGGTAAAAACGCAGCTCAGATCACAGATGTGCAGGCCAGGTAAAAGGGAGCGTAGGCCGAATAAATCTGAGCGACGACACCTAACCGACAGTATGTTCCAGTAACAGTAACGTGTTTTTCAGAATAGCGTGCGTGGGTATGCCGCCGGCGATGGGTGTCCGCGGACTTTACTGGTGGTAGCTGGACAAGAAGTTGCCGAGGCGTTCGATCGCATCTGCCAGATCACGAGCCCACGGGAGAGTGACAACGCGGAAGTGGTCGGGCTCCGGCCAATTGAATCCGGTGCCTTGGACGAGGTGGATCTTTTCTGCGCGCAAGAGATCAAACATGAATTGTTCGTCGTCATGAATGTCATAAACATTCCGATCCAATTTGGGGAAGGCATACAAAGCACCCATCGGTTTAACAACCGAAACGCCCGGGATCTCATTGAGCTTTTCGTACGCTACATTCCGTTGCTCTAGCAGACGGCCACCGGGGAGTGTGAGGTCGTAGATGGATTGCTTGCCGCCAAGCGCCACCTGAATAGCATGCTGAGCAGGCACATTGGGGCACAAGCGCGTTGATGCGAGCAAGTCCAGCCCCTCGATGAACCCCTGGGCATGTTCCTTGGGGCCGGTGAGGACCATCCAGCCCGACCGGTATCCAGCCACACGATATGCCTTGGACAATCCGTTGAATGTGATGCACAGCAGATCAGGTGCGAGAGAAGCGATGCTGATGTGTTCGGCATCGTCGTAAAGAATCCGGTCGTAGATTTCGTCGGCAAGAATGAGAAGTGAATTCTCGCGGGCGATATCGACAATTTTCTGCAGCGTTTCCCGGCTATAGACAGCCCCAGTGGGGTTATTCGGGTTAATAACGACAATTGCCTTGGTTTTCGGAGTGACCTTGGCTTTGATGTCCTCGATGTCGGGGTTCCAATTATCGTCCTCGCGACAGAAATAATGCACAGGTTTTCCGCCGGCCAACGAGGTCGCCGCCGTCCAGAGGGGATAATCGGGGGCGGGAATGAGCACTTCATCACCATCGTCGAGGAGAGCCTGAGTAGTCATGGTGATGAGCTCAGAGACCCCATTACCCAAGTAGATATCGTCGATATCGGCGCTAGGGAATCCGGGAACTAATTCGTATCGCGTGGCAATGGCGCGGCGCGCCGGGATGATGCCTTTCGCGGTGCTGTACCCCTGGGCGGTGGGCAGGGCCGCGATCATGTCACGCATGATGACATCGGGTGCCTCGAAGCCGAAGACCGCCGGGTTACCGGTGTTGAGCTGCAGAATCCTGTGACCATCGGCGATCATGCGTTCTGCTTCGGCATTGACCGGCCCGCGGATTTCGTAGAGGACGTTGCGCAGTTTGCTGGACTGATCCAGGTGCTTGAGCCGCGGTCGCCCAGTGACCTGGGTCGGGGTCGCGCTGCTGGTGTCGGTGTTTTCTGGTGCGGGTGTCGCGTTTTTATCGGAAGAGCTCACCCGACCACTATGCCACGCGTGAGGGGCAAAAGTGTGAATTCGTTTTTAATTACCAATGGTGGTTAATTGCCGATGTAGATGTGGATATCGTCGTCTTTATTTTCGCAGCGCACGAGCCCGGGTTTAAATTCTTGGCATTCCAGTTTGAATGTCGAATCAGAAATGGGGCTATCTATGGTTATGCTTCCCCGATCATCCTTCGGGGTGTCGTTATAGACCTGGCGTGCCGTGTCCGCCACGGAGCAATCCCACCCGACCGGGATCGCGGAGCGCGTGTATTCGCCCGTGCTGCTGCCGCATATTTGAACTTGGCGT of Corynebacterium kroppenstedtii DSM 44385 contains these proteins:
- a CDS encoding pyridoxal phosphate-dependent aminotransferase, with amino-acid sequence MDQSSKLRNVLYEIRGPVNAEAERMIADGHRILQLNTGNPAVFGFEAPDVIMRDMIAALPTAQGYSTAKGIIPARRAIATRYELVPGFPSADIDDIYLGNGVSELITMTTQALLDDGDEVLIPAPDYPLWTAATSLAGGKPVHYFCREDDNWNPDIEDIKAKVTPKTKAIVVINPNNPTGAVYSRETLQKIVDIARENSLLILADEIYDRILYDDAEHISIASLAPDLLCITFNGLSKAYRVAGYRSGWMVLTGPKEHAQGFIEGLDLLASTRLCPNVPAQHAIQVALGGKQSIYDLTLPGGRLLEQRNVAYEKLNEIPGVSVVKPMGALYAFPKLDRNVYDIHDDEQFMFDLLRAEKIHLVQGTGFNWPEPDHFRVVTLPWARDLADAIERLGNFLSSYHQ